The Paraburkholderia dioscoreae DNA window ACGAAGACGAAGAAGCCGCCTGCTCCGCCGGACTCTGCGAAGCGCCCGCCTCCGTCTGCGGCTCGGTCTGCCGGTTCGGCGCCGAGCGGAACGCGAATACACCGACCGCCGCGGCGCACACCACCGCGAAGCTCGCGAGCCCCACCTTCGCCAGCGTGCCGGATTTCTCCGCGCGGGCTTCGTTATCGAACTCGGCGATGAAGCGCTCCACACTCGGCATGCGCGTATTGCGATCGAACGACAACGCGGCACGCAGCGCGCGCCATTGTTTCGCGTCGAGATTGGCGGGCCGCTGCGGCTTGAAATCAGCATTGCGGGCCTGCGTGGCCGACAACCGGTCGAACGGATGATGCCCCGTCAGCAGTTCATACGTGATGCAGCCGAGTGCGTAGATATCGTCGCGCGGGTCCGGTTCGCGGTGCTCGATCATTTCCGGGCTGGCGTAGGCGGGCGTCAACGCGCCGAGGCTGCCGGGATCGAAGACGGTCGCGTCGCTCTCCTCTTCCGGACGCTGAAACACGCGGGCGATGCCGAAATCGATCACCTTCACTTCGGCATTCGTTGTGAGAAACACGTTGGCGGGCTTGAAGTCGCAATGCACGAAGCCGCGTTCGTGAGCATAAGCGAGCGCGCTGCTCATGCCGCGCACGATCGGCAGTGCCGCGCGCACCGGCATGCCCTGATAGCCCGGCGTGCGCAGCAACTGGCTGAGCGGTTTGCCGGACAGATACTCCATGGTCAGATAAACGATCGGCCCGTCGCGGTCGAAGTCGTACACCGTGATGATGTTGCGATGCGCGAGCACCTGCGCCTTGCGTGCCTCGCGCTGTAACGCGACGAGCGAATTCGGGTTGCCGCGGAACTGGACGTTGAGCACCTTGATCGCGAGGTATGGCTTGCGATCCGAAGCTTCGAGCTTGCGCAGATCGAGCGCCTTGTACACCGTGCCCATGCCGCCGACGCCAAGGCATTCTTCGAGCACGAAACGGTTGTTCAACGTATCGCCGGTGCCTTTGATCTGGTCGTGTGCCGCCGCGCCGCCGGTGCCAGCCGCATTGGGTGCACTGCCTGCACTGCCGACGCTCGCTGGGCGCAGCGACGGAATGTCGACCGTGGTCTGGATGCCGGTTTCCTCGCCGCCCGCCGCCACGTTCGAGACGCGCAACTGCTCGATGCGCCGCCGCACTTCCACATAAAGATCGTCGGGTAGCGGCGCTTTGCGATGTGCTGCGCCAAGCATGTCCAGCAGCTGCGTGGGGCCGAGTCCTTCGGTGGTCAACGTGCTGTCGAGTTGAGCCACGAACTCGTCACGGGACAGCTCGCCGTTCTGAAAGTCGTGAATCACACGCGCAAGGCTAGCCATTTGTGCGAAGCACCGCCGCTGCCGTTGGACCGGATCGCACGCGACCCAAGCCTCTTCGGCCGATAGAGAACCTGTCGTAATCAGTTACATGTGCCGCTTCGATACTAGCTCCAGGTCCGTGCTTTCGCAAACCAGGATTGGCCCGCTGGTCGCGCAGTGAGCCGGTGTCGTGAGATATCCAACAGCGTGCCGTGGCCTGTCGGGTGCAAGCCGTCAACCGGTCATCTCGCCCGCACGGCATCACGTCTTCACCAAGCCGGTCCCATGCCTCGAAATCCTTATGCGGCGAGCTTCCTGAAACTTTATCAGGAGCCTTGAATAAATCTGGCACAGCCCGTGCATTAGTGAATCCCGAGCAGACAAGTTGCTCGCAACCAACCCCGACAGCCTCACCCTTACCTCCAGGAGATTCACCATGAACACGCTGACCATCAAAGACCTGTCCATCACCGAACAACTCGACAGCAAAGCCATGAGCGCCGTGCGCGGCGGTTTCGGCCCCTCCACCTCCTACTACAACTTCAGCCCCGTCTTCGCCCCGAACAACAGCAAGAAGGTCGATGCCACCCAGCTCATCAACAACGAGCTGAACCTGCAGAACGCCAACGGCAACAACGTCGCCTTTGCCTCCGGCATCAGCTCGACGGTCAACCCCTACCTCTCGACGAGCAACAACATCCACGTGTAATACGCGACGCGGCGAGGCGCCCGCCTTCCCGGTGCGCCTCACTTCCCGCCGCCTACCCGCGTCCTGCGCGCACCTTTGGAGAAGCACCATGTCACCCCTCATGATTCGCGATCTGTCCGGCACCCGCGAGCTCGACCGCCGCGCCATGTCGGCGGTGGCCGGCGGCACCGGCAGCAGCGTGCCCGGCCTGCCTTCGGTCGCCGGCCTCAGCGGCATTGCCAACGTCAATGTCTCGGTGAACCAGAACCTCAACCAGATGCAATACGTCAACGTCGCCGCACTCAACAACGTCGGCGTGATCGGCGCGGGCTTCGTGCCGCTGCACCTGAACGTCAGCCCGTCGCTCTGGGGCGCCAACTACGCCAACGTGTAACCGCTCAACGTGGCGGGGGCCGGGGGGCCCCGCTACGGCCGGCCGGTCGTCTCCGGCCGGCAAGCGGCGCACAGATTTCCTATACTGATTGTGCGAGGAGACCTCAGCACATTTCACGACACACCCGGGCGGCAGCCGGCGATTCACGCCGGCATGCCGCTCGCTTTCTTTCCTGGAGTCACTATGGCAAAGCTCATCATCAGGGATCTCACCGACAGCGTCGAACTCGACCGGCAGGCAATGACGGCTATCGTCGGCGGTGCTCGTATCGGCGCGCGGCTGAATGGGGCCGTGCCGCTGGTGCCGGCTTCGGCACGCGTCGTCGAATACCCTCCCGGGTTCCCCACTGCGCACCAGACGATTGCACGGGCGGCCATGCAGCGCAAACCGTAGCGCGCACGGTTCCCGCGCCGCATATTCACAACAGCGGCACGCGTTATCCACGCGTGCCGTTTGCTTTCGCGAACCGTGGAGCGGCGCAAGCCGACAACCCGCACGCGGTTGGTCGGGCCTCGCCGAACACTTCCGTTGCATATCACGTTGTCCGGGCTTCATGTTCGGCGAACGCATGGCGTCTCTGCCTTGCTGGCCTTGCGTTGCCGCCTCGCATATGATTTCCTCGCTCATCGCGTGCAATTTGGCATACCCCTTGCAGAAGAATGGCTGAGCACCGCACCGTGCTCGCTCATCCACCTTCAGGAGTAACACCATGAAATCCTCACTCGTCGTCAAAGACCTGCCGCGCTCCGCGGATCACACACATGACGAAATGACGCTCACCGCCGCGCAGATGAAAACTCTGCGCGGCGGCCGTTCCGTCGTCGTCACTGTCGACGGCGGCTCGCAAGCGCACGTCGACGACTTTGCGATCAATACCGCCATCTTCGAAGGACGGATTAGCGGAACCTACCTGTAGGACGCGCGAGATGTCCGCAATTGGAAACAGGCCCCCTTCACGTCACCGTGGAGGGGGCCTGTCCAGTTGATGTGGTGAATGGTCTGACAGAAGCGCGCTTGCCGATAGTTCAACCCATTTCAGGCAGCGTCGGCCTTACTCCGAGGCGTTGAGGCCACAACATTGAACGACGCCTCTTCGGCCACCGCTTCGTCGAGACCGACAAAGCGGTTGAAATCCTCGAAGGAAGTCATCCGGTCCGCGACTGAATCGGTCGAGCCTTCGCGCATGAAGATTTCCATCATCTCCTTGACCGCTTTGTGCATCGCAAACATCGGTTCGATGGGGCACAGCGCATAGTCGAAGCCGAGCTTGTACACCTGGTCGAGCGTCAGATACGGACTCTTGCCCGAGCGTGCCATGTTGAACAGAATCGGCTTGCCGAGCGGCTTCAATCTGCGCACCATTTCCTGCATCTGCTCGATACTTTCCGGCGCGTCCGCATACAGACCGTCGGCGCCGGCTTCGGCGTAGGCCGCGAGCCGCTCGATCGCATCGTTCAGACCCGTCACGGCAATCGCGTCGGTTCGCGCGACCACGAAGAAGTCGGGATCGGTTCGCGCGGCCAGCATGGCCCGCAATTTTGCCTGCATCTCCTCTTTCGGAATCACCTGCTTGCCGGCAAAGTGGCCGCACTTCTTCGGCACCGCCTGATCTTCCAGATGCAGCACCGAAGCGCCTGCTTCTTCCCACAAACGGATCGTCCGCTGCACGTCGAGGATGCCGCCGTAACCGGTGTCGGCATCGGCGAATACCGGCAGCGATGTAACACGGCAAATACGGCGGATATGCTCAAACATCTCCGTCTGCGTCAACAGACCGACATCCGGCTGCCCGGCCATGATTGCCGATGCCGCAAACCCGCTCACGTAAATCGCTTTGGCGCCCGCCTGTTCGGCGAGCATCGCGGTCACGGCATCGTGCGCGCCGAGGCAAACAAAAGGCGGCGACTTCAACAACTCCCTGAAACGTGCAGAACGGCTCACAGTGCTTCTCCCTGTCAAGTCAGATCGGGCGATGTTCACGCCCGCGTCGAAGGCGACCCATTCGCGTTCGACGCGGGCGGCGGCCTATCGCGGCATGTAAGCCCACGCGCGTTTGGCGCGGTCCGTGCGGCGAAACGCGTCGATATCGTCGGCCAGACGCAACGTCTGATCGACCTCGTCGAGTCCTTCGAGCAGAACCGCCCGGCGCGCGGCGTCGAACTCGAACGGCATTGGTTCAAGTCCGTCCGCGCGGATTTGCAGGGCGCGCAGATCGACTTCGAGCGGCGTGCCGTCAGCGGCCACCGCAGCGAGTGTCGCGATCGACGCGGCGTCGAGACAGATCGGCAGCAGCCCGTTTTGCAGGCAATTGGCGAAGAAAATGTCGCCGAATGAAGGTGCGATCACGCAACGAATGCCGAACTCTTCGAGCGCCCACACCGCCATTTCGCGCGAGCTGCCACAGCCGAAGTTCACGCCGCCGAGCAGAATGCAGGCATGCCGGAACGCTGGCTGGTTGAGCACGAAATCTTCGCGTTCTCCCTGCTCCGGACCGCCTTCGCGATAACGCAACGTCTCGAACAGCCAAGGGCCGAGCTGGCCTCGCACGAGTTGCGAAATTCTTTCGATGCGAATGATCAGATCCGTGTCGACGTTGTTGCGCGGTAACGACGCGGCCGGACCTTTGACCACCGTGAACGCTTTCATGATGGGGCTCCCGCATACGACGACGTCGGCGCGGCAATGTGACCGGCCAAAGCGCTCGCCGCCGCCACGGCCGGACTCGCCAGATGCGTGCGCGCGCCGGGCCCCTGGCGGCCGACAAAGTTGCGATTCGACGTCGATACGCAGCGCTCGCCACGCCCCACCACGTCGCCGTTCGCACCAACGCACATCGAGCAGCCGGGCTCGCGCCATTCGAAGCCGGCCGTGCGGAATATCTGCGCGAGACCCTGTGCCTCCGCTTCTCGCGCAACGCTCAACGACCCCGGCACCACCCACGCGGTCACACCTTCGGCGACATGGTGGCCCGCCACGATGCGCGCGGCCGCCTGCAAGTCTTCGATGCGGCTATTGGTGCACGATCCGATGAACACGCGATCGACCGCCAGCTCATCCAGATGCTGCCCCGCGTGCACGCCCATGTAGTCGAGCGCCCGTTGCAATGCTTCACGGCGCGCGGGATCGGACTCGTTGCCTGGATCCGGTACGGCGGCGTCGATCGCGATCACGTGTTCGGGGCTCGTACCCCAGGTGACCTGCACCGCGATCGCCGCCGCGTCGATCTCCACTTCGCGATCGAAGTGCGCGCCGTCGTCCGTCGGCAAGCGGCGCCAGTCTTCCAGCGCCGCCTCGAAGCTCGCGCCTTGCGGTGCATACGGACGTCCACGCAGATAGACAAAAGTCGTCTCGTCGGGCGCGACGAAGCCGAACTTGGCGCCGAGTTCGATCGTCAGATTGCACAGCGTCAAACGTGCTTCCATCGAGAGCGCTTCGACCGCCTCGCCAGCGAACTCGACTGCGTAGCCGGTACCCGCGCCGGCGCCGAGCGCGCCGATCACGTAGAGGATCATGTCCTTGGCCGTGACGCCCTCGGCGACGCTGCCTTTAAACCGTATCCGCATCGTTTTGGGCTTCTTCTGGCGTACGGTTTGTGTCGCCAGCACATGTACCAGTTCGGTCGAACCGATGCCGAACGCGAGCGCACCCAACGCCCCGTGAGTGCAGGTATGGCTGTCGGCGCAGACGATCAGCGTGCCCGGCAGCGACAATCCGAGCTCCGGTCCGATCACGTGGACGATGCCCTGCCTGCCTTCGGTGCCGATATCGAACAGAGGAATGGCGTGCTGCGCCATCTGCTCGCGCAGCGTGTCGACCATTGTCGTGCTCCAGTCCGCATCACCCGCCTGGCGGCCGGGTCGCGTGGAGATCACGTGATCGAGCGTCGCGAACGTCAACTCGGGGTTGCTGACCGGCAAATGGCGGGCTTCGAGTACACGTACCGCTTCGACCCCGGTCAACTCATGCATCAGATTGCGATCCACCTGCAACAGATCGGCGCTGCCCGGCAGATTCGCAATCGTGTGGCTGTTCCACAGCTTGTCGAACAGCGTGCGCGGCGCATTCATGATGCCGTCTCGCTGCTCTGTGCGTGACGCTTCTCGAACTCCCACACCTCCGGAAAGCCGACCAGTTCATGCAACTGGTCCATCGTGAACGACGGCACCTGCAGTTCGAGCGAGTCGCCGTGATCGAGCAGATGACGATAGGCGTTATCCAGCGCAGCGGTAGCCGCCGCCATGCCGATCGAAGGATAGATCGCGATATGGAAGCCCCATTCCTTCAGCGTGCTGCTCGGCACGACCGGCGAGCGCCCGGTCGGCACCATATTGGCGAACACCCATGCGCCGCTATCGGCGAGCTCGCCGCCGATCCGTTCGAATTCCTCGGCGCTTTCCGGCGACTCGACGAAAACGATGTCCGCCCCTGCACGCGCGAACGCCTTGCCGCGCCTGATCGCTTCGTCGAGGCCGAGCGTAGTGCGCGAATCGGTTCGGGCGATGATCAGCATGTCGTCGCTGCGGCGCGCCTCGAGCGCGACTTCGATTTTCTTCAGCATGTCGTTCAGCGGCACCACCTGGCGGCCCTGGGTGTGGCCGCATTTTTTCGGCATCACCTGGTCTTCCATCTGGATCGCCTGCACGCCCGCGGCTTCGTAACCGCGCACCGTATGCCGCACATTGAGCAAGCCGCCGAAACCCGTGTCGGCGTCCGCGATCAACGGCTTGCCGGTGCCCTCGGCAATTTGCCGCGCACGTCCCACCATATCGGCGTAGCTGACCAGGCCCGCATCCGCGACGCCGAGATACGAGCCGGAGACGCCATATCCGGTCATGTACAGCGCTTCGAACGGCAGGCGGTCGGCGACACGCGCCGAGAACATATCGAATACGCCGGGCGCGACGACAAAGCGCCCGCTCTTGAGAATCGCTTTCAGCTTCCCGGAAGTGCTCATCGAACTCTCCTGCTCAGGTGCTATGGGTAAGATGCCGCTGCCACGCGAGCAACAGCAGATTGACGAGCGTGGCGAAAACGAACAGCATCAGCGCGAGCGCCATGATCGTGCTGGTCTCGCTGCGGTTCATCGCGATCATCAGCATGTGCCCGATGCCGCTTTGCGACGCGAACATTTCGCCGATCAGCGTGCCGAGCAGCGTCAGCGAAAAGCCGATGCGCAAGCCGGCGACCACTTCCGGCACGCAGGCGGGCAGCAGCACATGACGCGCGAGCGCAAAAGGACTCAGACGATAGGTCCGCGCCGCGCGCGTATAGATCGGCGGCATATTGCGCACGGCATTCATGGTGAAGATCGTGATCGGCACGATCCCGTGCATCACGCCGAACACGATTTTGGCCCACAGGCCCAGACCGAACGCGAGCAATACGACCGGATATAGCGTGACTTTGGGAATCGAGTAGAAGCCCATCATCAGCGGCTCCATCACATCGCCGGCAAGTTTGCGCGCGCCGAGCAGCATGCCCAGACATACGCCGCCGATCGCCGAGATCAGAAACGCGGAGCCGAACGCGAATGCGGTCACGTACAGACTCGCCGGAAAATCCGGGTCGCTGACGATATGCACCGCACGTTCGAGCGTGCGCCACGGAGTCGTAATCGCGTCCGGACCGAGCATTTCGCTGAGTACCTGCCACAGCACGGCCAGCACGACGATCAGAACGACGCCGTCCAGCCAGCGTCGCGTATGCCGCGGCCTGACGGTATGTGCAACGACGATCGTGCTCATACGGCCTCCCTGCGGATACGCCGGTATAACCGCGCTTCGGCCGTGCGCAGCAACGCGTTGAGCGAGCTGACGAACAGCAGCATCAGCACCATCAGGCCGTACATGGTCGGATTGTCGAAGTTGTTGTAGGCAAAGGCGATCTGATAACCGAAGCCCGAGCCCGACAGCACGAATTCGCCCGCCACCACCGCAATGAACGCATAGACGACCGTGAGCTTGATGCCGGTGAAAACGAACGGCAGGCTCGACGGCAGCGTGATCAAGCGGATTTCGTCGAAGGTATTCAGACGGCACACGCGAGCCGTGCGCAGCAGCACGCGCGGTACGCGTTCCAGACCGTTGAGCGTATTCACCGCCATCGCGACGACCGCGAACAGAAAGCCGATGCCCACCAGCGGCCAGCGATTCAAACCGAGTACGACGATCAGGATCGGATAGAGCACGAACACAGGCACCGCGTAATACGAGAGCAACAGCGGATCGAGCACGCGCCTGACGCGCGGCAACCGGAACAGCAGCACGCCGCCGATGAAGCCGGCCACCACCGCCAGCGCGACGGCAAGCAATGCGCTGCCGAGGGTTTGCAGAATGTCCGTCGTGTACTGGCCCGACAACAGCAATTGAACGGCGCTCACCACCATTCGCGACGGCGGAATGAAAGAGATCGGATCGATCCACGCCGCACGGCTCGCAATCTCCAGCAAGACGATCAGTCCCACGACCAGGCCGAGCCGCCAGCGTGCGGCGGTATTCATTGCTGGCTCCCCAGCGCTTTCAATGCTTCTTCGCGCAACAGGCCCCACACTTGCGCCGTCAGTTCGCCGAAGCGCGCGTCGAGCGCGGTGGTGCTGTCGCGCATGCGTGGCCACCCGGTTTCTATCGTTCTGATAAAACGGCCGGGACACGCAGACATCACGCCGATGCGGTCGGACAGCAACACGGCTTCATCGATCGAATGGGTGATCAGCAGGACGGTCGCGCCGGTGTCGCGCCACAGCTTCAGGGTTTCGTCTCCCATCAGAAGACGCGTTTGCTGGTCGAGCGCGCCGAACGGCTCGTCGAGTAACATCAGTCGCGGCCGCACGACCATTGCCCGGGCAATGCAAACGCGTTGGCGCATACCGCCCGATAGTTGTGCCGGATAGGCGCGGGCAAAGGATTTCAGGCCCATGAACGACAGTGCGTGATCGACCCGCTCACGCACTTCCGTTTCCGCGACGCCTGCCTGCCGCGCGGCAAACGCCGCGTTGTCGAATACATTGAGCCACGGGAAACTCGCGTCTTCCTGAAACACGACGGCCACGCCGTCCGGCACTTCCGCACCGACCGGCTTGCCTTCGAACGTCACCGTGCCGCCGCTCGCCGGGTTCAGACCGGCCAGCACGTCGAGCAGCGTGGACTTGCCGCAGCCGGACGGACCGACCACCGAGAAGAACTCGCCGACCCGCAATTCGAGGCTCACGGGTCCAAGCGCATGAAACGGCGGCTTGCCCTGGCTGCCCTGATAGATTCGCGTGACGTCCGTGAGCGTAGCCTGAATGCGCTTTCCGTCGGGCGACAGCGTACTCGGAGCGACCACCGAGATATTGGCTTTATGGCGGGATAGCGCGCTCATCGAAGGCCTCACTTCCTGCTGCGCAGATCGGCCGGCAGCATCGATTCATCGACGATCTTCGGCCAGTCGAATGGACCTTCCGGAATGGCCTTGACCAACACGAGGCCCTTCAGTACCTCGTCCATGCCCTTGTAGTCGAAGCTGCCTTCGCTCCAGTATTTCGGATCGGCGTCGAGCACGTTGTTGATCGCCGACGCGGCGACCGCCCGGTCCATCTTGTACTCCTTGGCGAGGATCTGTGCGGCCTCGGCGCGATGCGCCGCCATGTAGACGACGGCCTTGCGGCGCGCTGCGATAATGCCGCGGATCACGTCGGGATGCGCCTTCAGATAATCGGTGCGGACAATGCCGACGGTCTGCGTTTCATTCGGCACCACGTCGTTCGAGCGAAACGCAATTCTCAATCCGTCTTTCTTTGCGCTATATGACGGCTCGGTCATGTAGCCGACATCGATCGCACCCTGCTGTAGCGACGTCAGCATTCCGCTCGAACTTCCCACCGGTTTGCGCTGCACCTGGCCGAGCAGGCCGACGCGGTCGAGCGCGATCGTGGAGATCATGTCGGTCGTCGATTTGGGGCTGCTATAGCCGATCGTCTTGCCTTTCATCTGTTTGATGCCGGTGATCGAGCCCTGCTTCAATTCGACCCAGACGAGATCGCCGAGACTCTGCACGCCCCCGTGTACGATCGTCAGATCGACTCCCTGCTTCACCGCCGCAATGGCCGCCGGCAACGCCACCTCGCCATACGGAATGTCGGAAGCCATCGCGTTGCGAATGCTCGTTCCGCCGCCTTCCGATGTAATGAAACCGGTGACATCAACTTTCTCTTCCTTGAAGAAACCTTTGTCGAGCGCGACGGCGAAGGGCACGCCGTACATGCCGTCACCCCAGTGCGTCACCGTCAGCGAACTGGCGTGAGCGCCGACGCTCGCAAGCGTCAGCGTCGCGCCCAGACAGATACCCCGCACGACTTTGCGTATCGCATCCATGTGGTGTGTCTCCATCCACGATTTGACGGTTGACGTCCGTCATTTTCGTTATGCCGCCGCGCGCCGTGACGCCGGTGACGGGTCAGCGAACGAGTTGATCAGATCGATCTTTGCCCGATCACTGTGTAAGTTAATGTATGCATTAAATCTTCAAAAGTACAGAACGATAACGGCTCACAACGACTGGGTTTACCCGTCATGCCGACTCGTATTGATCAGCTTTTACGCCTGATGGATGCCGTGCTGCTGCAGCACGGCAGTCTGCTCGCGCCAGCCGCGCTCGCGGTGCGCGCGATATAGGCGGCTCGCGCGCGCTGCATCGCCGCGACGAATCGCTTCGATGATTTCGTAATGCTCATCAATCGATTTTTTTGGCTGCGGATGCGGCCGCAACCGCTGCGTGAAGCGTCGCACACGATGCACCTGGTCACGGCAATTCATGACCACCTGCGCTAGCCGCGCGTTGCCGCCGAGTTGAACGAGCGCTTCATGGAAGGCCTCGTCGGCAAGCGCCCATGCCTGCATGTCCTGCTCGGCCAGCGCCTCGGTCATTTTCCGGCAGGCGTTTTCAAGCGGACTCAGATCGACGCCGCTGCGCGCCGCGACCAACGCCGCCGCGGTGGATTCGAGACTGGTCAGAACCTGGTAGATGTGGCTGATATCGGAGACTGACGTGGGAACGATACGGATGCCATGACGCGGCACGATTTCGACGAGACCCTCGCCCTGCAGGCGAATCGCAGCTTCGCGGATCGGAGTGCGACTCACGCCGAGCATCAGTGCGAGTTCCTGTTCGAGCAGATAGGAGCCAGGCGTCAGTTCGCTTTCTATGATTTTGTGCCGGAGGCGCTCGTACGCCTGTTGAGACGAGTTGCCGTTGCGCGGTTCGGTTTGCGCAACGGATTGGCTCTCGTACGAAACAGCACGCTGAGATTGCTCCGGTGTTTTCGAAGCAGTGGTTTTCACGGCGCGGCCGGTGCCGGCGTTTGGCTTGCCGCCCGCTACCGCGCGTTTTTTGGCTGCGGGTTTGATCGCATGCTCTGGCGCGGCCGATTTGCGTTCTGGCACAACGGTTCTCCTCGCGGCGCCTGAACGGACGCGGCAATCCGGTATCGCAGCAAGCGTGTCTGCGGGGCCGGCCTCGGCCAGACTCGTCCGGTCCGGCTTCGCACGCAACGCGCCTTCGCTTTGATGCTAGCATCGCGCGCCGCACCATGACATGAAGGGAAACGCTTAATGCAATATACGCGCCGGACGTGACGTTCGCTCACACGCCGCGCAAGTGCGCGACCAGCAAGCGGCACGCGACCGGCAGTGCCTCCAGCGATCGCACCGCCAATAGCAGTTCGCGCTCGGCCCATGCGTCGGTGAGCGCAACCGTGGCGAGGCCGAGGTTCGCTGCCTGCTGCTGAGCGACGGCGTAAGGCATAACGCCGAGTCCGAGCCCCGCGGCAATCATCAGACATTGTGCGTCATAGCTCGTCACCTGAATGCGCAGATTGACCGGCCGTGCGTGTGCATGCGCCGCACGCGTAAGTTGCTGGCTGATCGCCGTATCGGGCGGCAGCCCCACGTATTCGAAGTCGAGTGTGTCGGCGAAGGCGACGGCCTGCTTTTGCGCGAGCGTATGGCCGCTCGGCACCACGAGTGTCAGGCAATCGCGGTGATAAGGGAACGTTTGCACGTCGTAGCCGTGCGGCACCGAAGTGAAGATGCCGATATCCACGGCGTTGTCCGCGACGGCCTTGACTACGCCGGTGCTGGCTTTTTCTTCGAGCTGGATCTGGATTCGCGGATGTTGCGCGGCAAACGCCTGGATCTCGCGCGGCAGAAACTGCACGACGGACGACACATTGGCTGCCAGCCGGATCAGTCCGCTCACGCCGCTCGCGTAGTCGCGCATCTGCACGGCAATGTCGTCGAGTTCATGCAGCGCGCGATGCGCGAGCACGACCAGCCGTTCGCCCGCGGCGGTGGGCGCCACGCCCTTGTTGGTG harbors:
- a CDS encoding serine/threonine protein kinase, translating into MASLARVIHDFQNGELSRDEFVAQLDSTLTTEGLGPTQLLDMLGAAHRKAPLPDDLYVEVRRRIEQLRVSNVAAGGEETGIQTTVDIPSLRPASVGSAGSAPNAAGTGGAAAHDQIKGTGDTLNNRFVLEECLGVGGMGTVYKALDLRKLEASDRKPYLAIKVLNVQFRGNPNSLVALQREARKAQVLAHRNIITVYDFDRDGPIVYLTMEYLSGKPLSQLLRTPGYQGMPVRAALPIVRGMSSALAYAHERGFVHCDFKPANVFLTTNAEVKVIDFGIARVFQRPEEESDATVFDPGSLGALTPAYASPEMIEHREPDPRDDIYALGCITYELLTGHHPFDRLSATQARNADFKPQRPANLDAKQWRALRAALSFDRNTRMPSVERFIAEFDNEARAEKSGTLAKVGLASFAVVCAAAVGVFAFRSAPNRQTEPQTEAGASQSPAEQAASSSSSLSSSGEAVSAPVAAPPAGPVAVAPATTPAPPPAPKPALTLATVTSALMQAPCSALSASVQDHSLTVRGYVSQRYGAARLKDTLAALPGVDTVTLAVEPLADDKCDTVKALAPYWIDNMQTGHAAALHVRPPSGQLSDGDPLVVDVATPGYDSYVNLDYYQLDGSVVHMVPSPRAKDNQAPPHYTATIGSAGDWIISKPFGSEMVVLLITPAPLFDKPRPESESRAEYLRALDTRLTQIGSKYGRDHIVADFAPITTKPRSP
- a CDS encoding isocitrate lyase/PEP mutase family protein, which codes for MSRSARFRELLKSPPFVCLGAHDAVTAMLAEQAGAKAIYVSGFAASAIMAGQPDVGLLTQTEMFEHIRRICRVTSLPVFADADTGYGGILDVQRTIRLWEEAGASVLHLEDQAVPKKCGHFAGKQVIPKEEMQAKLRAMLAARTDPDFFVVARTDAIAVTGLNDAIERLAAYAEAGADGLYADAPESIEQMQEMVRRLKPLGKPILFNMARSGKSPYLTLDQVYKLGFDYALCPIEPMFAMHKAVKEMMEIFMREGSTDSVADRMTSFEDFNRFVGLDEAVAEEASFNVVASTPRSKADAA
- the leuD gene encoding 3-isopropylmalate dehydratase small subunit; this encodes MKAFTVVKGPAASLPRNNVDTDLIIRIERISQLVRGQLGPWLFETLRYREGGPEQGEREDFVLNQPAFRHACILLGGVNFGCGSSREMAVWALEEFGIRCVIAPSFGDIFFANCLQNGLLPICLDAASIATLAAVAADGTPLEVDLRALQIRADGLEPMPFEFDAARRAVLLEGLDEVDQTLRLADDIDAFRRTDRAKRAWAYMPR
- the leuC gene encoding 3-isopropylmalate dehydratase large subunit; protein product: MNAPRTLFDKLWNSHTIANLPGSADLLQVDRNLMHELTGVEAVRVLEARHLPVSNPELTFATLDHVISTRPGRQAGDADWSTTMVDTLREQMAQHAIPLFDIGTEGRQGIVHVIGPELGLSLPGTLIVCADSHTCTHGALGALAFGIGSTELVHVLATQTVRQKKPKTMRIRFKGSVAEGVTAKDMILYVIGALGAGAGTGYAVEFAGEAVEALSMEARLTLCNLTIELGAKFGFVAPDETTFVYLRGRPYAPQGASFEAALEDWRRLPTDDGAHFDREVEIDAAAIAVQVTWGTSPEHVIAIDAAVPDPGNESDPARREALQRALDYMGVHAGQHLDELAVDRVFIGSCTNSRIEDLQAAARIVAGHHVAEGVTAWVVPGSLSVAREAEAQGLAQIFRTAGFEWREPGCSMCVGANGDVVGRGERCVSTSNRNFVGRQGPGARTHLASPAVAAASALAGHIAAPTSSYAGAPS
- a CDS encoding isocitrate lyase/PEP mutase family protein, producing MSTSGKLKAILKSGRFVVAPGVFDMFSARVADRLPFEALYMTGYGVSGSYLGVADAGLVSYADMVGRARQIAEGTGKPLIADADTGFGGLLNVRHTVRGYEAAGVQAIQMEDQVMPKKCGHTQGRQVVPLNDMLKKIEVALEARRSDDMLIIARTDSRTTLGLDEAIRRGKAFARAGADIVFVESPESAEEFERIGGELADSGAWVFANMVPTGRSPVVPSSTLKEWGFHIAIYPSIGMAAATAALDNAYRHLLDHGDSLELQVPSFTMDQLHELVGFPEVWEFEKRHAQSSETAS
- a CDS encoding ABC transporter permease, whose protein sequence is MSTIVVAHTVRPRHTRRWLDGVVLIVVLAVLWQVLSEMLGPDAITTPWRTLERAVHIVSDPDFPASLYVTAFAFGSAFLISAIGGVCLGMLLGARKLAGDVMEPLMMGFYSIPKVTLYPVVLLAFGLGLWAKIVFGVMHGIVPITIFTMNAVRNMPPIYTRAARTYRLSPFALARHVLLPACVPEVVAGLRIGFSLTLLGTLIGEMFASQSGIGHMLMIAMNRSETSTIMALALMLFVFATLVNLLLLAWQRHLTHST
- a CDS encoding ABC transporter permease gives rise to the protein MNTAARWRLGLVVGLIVLLEIASRAAWIDPISFIPPSRMVVSAVQLLLSGQYTTDILQTLGSALLAVALAVVAGFIGGVLLFRLPRVRRVLDPLLLSYYAVPVFVLYPILIVVLGLNRWPLVGIGFLFAVVAMAVNTLNGLERVPRVLLRTARVCRLNTFDEIRLITLPSSLPFVFTGIKLTVVYAFIAVVAGEFVLSGSGFGYQIAFAYNNFDNPTMYGLMVLMLLFVSSLNALLRTAEARLYRRIRREAV
- a CDS encoding ABC transporter ATP-binding protein, whose protein sequence is MSALSRHKANISVVAPSTLSPDGKRIQATLTDVTRIYQGSQGKPPFHALGPVSLELRVGEFFSVVGPSGCGKSTLLDVLAGLNPASGGTVTFEGKPVGAEVPDGVAVVFQEDASFPWLNVFDNAAFAARQAGVAETEVRERVDHALSFMGLKSFARAYPAQLSGGMRQRVCIARAMVVRPRLMLLDEPFGALDQQTRLLMGDETLKLWRDTGATVLLITHSIDEAVLLSDRIGVMSACPGRFIRTIETGWPRMRDSTTALDARFGELTAQVWGLLREEALKALGSQQ